The following coding sequences lie in one Cannabis sativa cultivar Pink pepper isolate KNU-18-1 chromosome 5, ASM2916894v1, whole genome shotgun sequence genomic window:
- the LOC115716741 gene encoding uncharacterized protein LOC115716741 — MAIAPNAWEFICDLEVDFGSEENASIVYATIAVDKELQPDKVKRQMSVSDGKLSVHFEAVEARFLRASYSAFVDVVILATKTIEEFGKGMEL; from the exons ATGGCTATAGCCCCAAATGCTTGggaatttatttg TGACCTAGAAGTTGATTTCGGGTCTGAGGAGAATGCTTCAATAGTCTATGCTACAATAGCAGTTGATAAGGAG TTGCAGCCGGACAAAGTCAAAAGGCAGATGTCGGTATCTGATGGAAAGCTTTCAGT GCATTTTGAGGCAGTCGAAGCAAGATTTCTTCGAGCATCATATAGCGCGTTTGTTGATGTTGTTATCCTCGCCACAAAAACTATTGAAGAATTCGGAAAAGGAATGGAATTGTGA
- the LOC115717133 gene encoding protein ABIL2 isoform X2: MGTMATSTLPIPREASNFDEVSMHQSLLFSDSLQDLKNLRSQLYSAAEYFELSYSNDDQKQIVVETLKDYAIKALVNTVDHLGSVSYKVNDLFDEKVDEVSGTELRVSCIEQRLRTCQEYIDHEGVTQQSLVINTPKYHKRYILPVGETMHGANHAKSKYQGCSLDDEDDWHQFRNAVRATIRETPTSTASKGRSPSPALQTSQKPAVFSFTSTMPKKDLDKRTVSPHRFPLLRSGSLSTSRSVTPNSSRPITPNSSRPTTPNSSNARRRYPSEPRKSASMRLHADKENGKDVELNPSKSKRLLKALLSRRKSKKDETLYTYLDEY, encoded by the exons ATGGGCACCATGGCAACATCTACTCTGCCCATTCCTAGAGAAGCATCGAATTTCGATGAGGTTTCTATGCACCAAAGCTTGCTATTTTCAGACAGTCTTCAG gATTTGAAGAATTTGAGATCACAGTTATACTCAGCTGCTGAGTATTTTGAACTTTCTTATTCAAATGATGACCAAAAACAGAT AGTGGTAGAAACTTTAAAagattatgccattaaagcactAGTAAATACAGTGGATCATTTGGGTTCAGTGAGTTATAAGGTTAATGATCTGTTTGATGAAAAGGTGGATGAAGTTTCTGGAACAGAACTTCGAGTATCCTGCATTGAACAA AGGCTACGAACATGCCAAGAGTATATCGATCATGAGGGTGTTACTCAACAATCCCTGGTGATAAACACTCCAAAGTACCACAAACGGTACATTTTGCCAG TTGGTGAGACCATGCACGGTGCCAATCACGCCAAATCAAAATACCAAGGATGCAGCctagatgatgaagatgactgGCATCAATTTAGAAACG CTGTTCGAGCTACAATTAGAGAAACACCAACAAGCACAGCCAG TAAAGGGCGCTCCCCGTCTCCTGCACTACAAACTTCTCAAAAACCAGCAGTTTTTTCTTTTACTTCTACCATGCCTAAGAAAGATTTAG ATAAGCGAACGGTTTCTCCTCACCGGTTTCCACTTCTACgttctggatctctttctactAGTAGGTCTGTGACACCAAATTCAAGCCGACCAATTACTCCCAACTCAAGCCGGCCAACTACACCGAATTCTTCGAATGCAAGAAGACGG TACCCTTCGGAGCCTCGTAAATCCGCTTCAATGCGATTACATGCTGATAAGGAAAATGGCAAAGATGTTGAACTAAATCCCAGCAAAAGTAAACGCCTTCTCAAGGCATTGCTTAGCCGGCGCAAGTCGAAGAAAGACGAGACATTATACACTTACTTAGATGAATACTGA
- the LOC115717133 gene encoding protein ABIL2 isoform X1: MGTMATSTLPIPREASNFDEVSMHQSLLFSDSLQDLKNLRSQLYSAAEYFELSYSNDDQKQIVVETLKDYAIKALVNTVDHLGSVSYKVNDLFDEKVDEVSGTELRVSCIEQRLRTCQEYIDHEGVTQQSLVINTPKYHKRYILPVGETMHGANHAKSKYQGCSLDDEDDWHQFRNGTVRATIRETPTSTASKGRSPSPALQTSQKPAVFSFTSTMPKKDLDKRTVSPHRFPLLRSGSLSTSRSVTPNSSRPITPNSSRPTTPNSSNARRRYPSEPRKSASMRLHADKENGKDVELNPSKSKRLLKALLSRRKSKKDETLYTYLDEY; the protein is encoded by the exons ATGGGCACCATGGCAACATCTACTCTGCCCATTCCTAGAGAAGCATCGAATTTCGATGAGGTTTCTATGCACCAAAGCTTGCTATTTTCAGACAGTCTTCAG gATTTGAAGAATTTGAGATCACAGTTATACTCAGCTGCTGAGTATTTTGAACTTTCTTATTCAAATGATGACCAAAAACAGAT AGTGGTAGAAACTTTAAAagattatgccattaaagcactAGTAAATACAGTGGATCATTTGGGTTCAGTGAGTTATAAGGTTAATGATCTGTTTGATGAAAAGGTGGATGAAGTTTCTGGAACAGAACTTCGAGTATCCTGCATTGAACAA AGGCTACGAACATGCCAAGAGTATATCGATCATGAGGGTGTTACTCAACAATCCCTGGTGATAAACACTCCAAAGTACCACAAACGGTACATTTTGCCAG TTGGTGAGACCATGCACGGTGCCAATCACGCCAAATCAAAATACCAAGGATGCAGCctagatgatgaagatgactgGCATCAATTTAGAAACGGTA CTGTTCGAGCTACAATTAGAGAAACACCAACAAGCACAGCCAG TAAAGGGCGCTCCCCGTCTCCTGCACTACAAACTTCTCAAAAACCAGCAGTTTTTTCTTTTACTTCTACCATGCCTAAGAAAGATTTAG ATAAGCGAACGGTTTCTCCTCACCGGTTTCCACTTCTACgttctggatctctttctactAGTAGGTCTGTGACACCAAATTCAAGCCGACCAATTACTCCCAACTCAAGCCGGCCAACTACACCGAATTCTTCGAATGCAAGAAGACGG TACCCTTCGGAGCCTCGTAAATCCGCTTCAATGCGATTACATGCTGATAAGGAAAATGGCAAAGATGTTGAACTAAATCCCAGCAAAAGTAAACGCCTTCTCAAGGCATTGCTTAGCCGGCGCAAGTCGAAGAAAGACGAGACATTATACACTTACTTAGATGAATACTGA